In a single window of the Cucumis melo cultivar AY chromosome 11, USDA_Cmelo_AY_1.0, whole genome shotgun sequence genome:
- the LOC103498872 gene encoding glutaredoxin-C1-like produces the protein MMHYQAERSWEYYMPVSASASRDPVDRVIRLAAESAVVIFSVSSCCMCHALKRLLCGMGVSPTVYELDHDPRGKDIERALMRLVGATSPPVPVVFIGGKLVGSMDRVMASHINGTLVPLLKEAGALWL, from the coding sequence atgatgcaTTATCAAGCAGAGCGTTCATGGGAGTACTACATGCCGGTGTCAGCATCAGCATCGAGAGACCCCGTGGACCGAGTAATCCGGCTAGCGGCGGAGAGCGCGGTGGTGATATTCAGTGTGAGCAGCTGCTGCATGTGCCACGCCCTCAAGAGGCTGCTTTGTGGAATGGGAGTAAGCCCCACGGTGTACGAGCTGGACCATGACCCCAGAGGCAAAGACATTGAAAGAGCTTTGATGAGGCTGGTTGGAGCCACCTCTCCCCCAGTCCCCGTCGTCTTCATCGGCGGGAAGCTCGTAGGGTCCATGGATAGAGTTATGGCTTCTCATATTAATGGAACTTTGGTTCCTCTTCTCAAGGAAGCTGGGGCCTTGTGGCTCTAG